GCCCGCCGCTTCGGCCTCGCCGCGCAGCGAGAGCATAAAGGCGTGGCTGTCGATGATGCCGGTCGAGGGCGAGAGCAACGCGGCATCGCAAGCCAGCGCCGGCTCCAGCGCACGCGCGGCGTCGCCTGCGAGCATCTGCATGTCGAGCACGCCGTTGGCCTCGGCATGCGCCTTGATCGATTGCAGCTTCTCGGTCTCTTTCGGATTGGTCGCGACGATCAGCTTGCCGCAATTCTTGTGCGGGATGTCGCGCTCGGCGCAGTAGCGGTAGAGCGCATGCTTGCCGCTGACGCACAGCCGCGCCATCCAGCTCCCGGCCCGGTAGTAGATCCCGGCATGGATCACCTCGCTGTTGCGCGAGGAGGTGACGGTGCCGATGGCTTCCGCCGCTTCCAGCACGATCACCTCGCGCCCGGCCTGGGCGAGCCGCCGCGCGACCGCGAGCCCGACCACGCCCGCTCCGATGACGACGCAGTCAACTCTATCCATGGTGGGACGGGAGGTCGGTGAGCGGCAGGGCCGAGAGACCTAATAAACCGCATCCAAGGCGGCTCTCCATTAAGGAAGAATTTATCATGTCAGGGCAATTGCCGCATCTGGCATCACATTTTTCTGTCGTGCTGACAGGCGTTTACCCGATCCCAACCCGTGAGGCCAGACAATCCGGAGTTGAAATCGCGGGTGGCTGATGGCCGACAAGTACTGGCACGCGAGCGGCACGATTCCGACGTCTGTGCAGGCCCTGGTGTGCCTGGCCTGCACGGTTGCGCCCGTGCGCGCCTTTGCGCTGCCCGACAATTTCGCCCCGCCGAGCTATCTGGGCAGGCTCGATCCCAATCTGCTCTGGGAGGCTCTGCTCGGCGGCATCGCTGTGTGCTCGTTTCTTGCGGCCTCCGTGCTGTGGATCCACTCGGCGTTGCGACGGGCCCAGGGCACACAGCTCAGACGCAATGCCTTCGTCTCGTCCGCGCTGAACAATCTGAACCAGGGCGTGCTGATGACCGATGCGCAAGCGCGGATCATCTTCTGCAACGACCGCTATCTCGAGATCTACGGGCTGGCGCGGTCGGATCTCTGGACCGACATGACCGGTCTAGACATCCTCAAGCTGTGCCGTGATCGCGGCGTGCTCGGCGTGGCCGACGACGAGTTCTACGAGAAAGCGGCAAGCTCGAACGGCCTGATCACCGAGCTGCCCGACGGGCGCGCCATCCTGGTGAAATATTTCGTGCTGCCGAATGGCGGCTCGGTGGCGACGCATCTCGACGTCAGCGAGCAGCGCAACCTGTCGCGGCAACTTGCCTCCACCAAGCAGTTCCTCGAATCGGTGCTCGACAACGTCCCGGTCTGCGTGGCCGCGAAGAACATCGAGGACGGCCGCTATATCTTCGCCAACCGCGCCTTCGAGCGCTTCTCGCGCTTCTCCCGCGACCGCATCGTCGGCAAGCGCGCCGACGAGATCTTCCGCCCTGCCACCGCAGCTAGCATCGAGGCGGCCGATCGCGCGGCGCTGGCGTCGGCCGAGGGGCAGTACCGCAGCGAGATCAAGGTCGAGCGGGGCAGGGAGAGCCGCGTGCTGTCCTCGGTCCGCGTGATCGCCCGCAACCAGAACAACCAGCCCGAATTCCTCATCGCCCTGTTCGAGGACGTCACCAACCGGCGCTCGCTCTCGGAGGAGTTGGAGAGCACCAAGAAATTCCTCGAGCTGGTGGTCGACAACATTCCGGTCGCGCTCATCGTTGAGCAGGTCAAGGACGGCCGCTATCTGCTCGCCAATCGCAGCGCGGAGACGATCCTCAACCGCAGGCGCGAGGATGCCACTGGCCTGACCGCTTCCGACATCTTCAATGCCAAAGAGGCCAAGCTGATCATCGCCCGCGACGAGGCCGCGATCAAGAAGCGGGGGATGATCACCGAGGAGCATCCGATCTCGACCAAGGATGGTCTGCGGCTGTTCCTCACCCGCCGCGCCACCGTGCTCAGCGATGCCGGCGAGCCGGAATATCTGATCAAGACCCACGAGGACGTCACCGACCGCCGCCAGACCGAGTCGCGCATGGCGCACATGGCCTATCACGACGGCCTGACCGACCTGCCCAATCGCGCCGCCTTCCTCCAGGCGCTGACGCAGATGATCGAGGCCTGCGAGGGCACTGACGAGGAGTTCGCCGTGCTCTGCATCGATCTCGATGGGCTGAAGGAGGTCAACGACGTCTTCGGCCATGCGCTCGGCGACAAGCTCCTGGTCGAAGTCGCCCAGCGGCTTCAGAACGCTGCCCGCGGCGGCGTGGTCGCGCGGCTGTCCGGCGACGAGTTCGGCCTGATCATCGACGGCAAGCAGCCCGAGACGGGTCTTGCGCTGGCGCGCCAGCTCGGTGAAGCCCTTGCCCAGGAATTCCAGATCGACGGCCGCGCGGTGCGCGCAGGGGTCACCACTGGCATATCGGTCTTTCCGCACAATGGCGCGGAAGGCGCCTCGCTGCTCGCCAATGCCGGGGCGGCGTTGTTCCGCGCCAAGCAGAAGTCGCGCGGCACGATCAGCCTCTACCAGCCCGAGATGGACCAGCAGATCCGCGACCGCCGCGTGCTGCACCAGGACCTGTCGACGGCGATCAAGAACGGCGAGCTCTCCCTGGCGTTCCAGCCGCAGGGTGTCGCCGGCCACACTGTCGCCGAGAGCGAGATCATCGGCTTCGAGGCGCTGGCGCGCTGGCAGCATCCGGTCCGCGGCCAGGTCTCGCCGGCCGAGTTCATTCCCATAGCGGAGGAGAGCGGCCTGATCGTCGAGATGGGCGAGTGGATCCTGCGTCAGGCCTGCCGCGAGGCGGCTTCCTGGGCCAAGCCGCTCCAGATCGCGGTCAACCTGTCGCCGGCGCAGTTTGCCCATGGCGACGTGGTCGGCCTCGTCCACTCGATCCTGCTGGAGACCGGGCTTTCCCCGGGCCGGCTCGAGCTCGAAATCACCGAGGGCGTGCTGATCGAGGATTTTGATCGCGGCCTCGCGCTGCTGCGCCGCCTGAAGGCGCTGGGGGTGCGCATCTCGATGGACGATTTCGGCAGCGGCTATTCCTCGCTGAGCTATCTCCAGGCGTTCCCGTTCGACAAGATCAAGATCGACCGCGCCTTCGTGATCAATCTCGGCCGCAATCCCCAATCGGCCGCGATCGTGCGCGCCGTGATTGATCTCGGTCATGGCCTCGAAATGTCGATCATCGCAGAAGGCGTCGAGACGATCGAGCAACTCGCCTTCCTCGCCAAGGAGGGCTGCGACGGCGTGCAGGGCTATCTGCTCGGCAAGCCCTTGCCGATCGGGCAATATGCCCGCCTCATCGGCCGCGCCGAGACGATGGAGCTTGC
This genomic interval from Bradyrhizobium sp. CB82 contains the following:
- a CDS encoding EAL domain-containing protein is translated as MADKYWHASGTIPTSVQALVCLACTVAPVRAFALPDNFAPPSYLGRLDPNLLWEALLGGIAVCSFLAASVLWIHSALRRAQGTQLRRNAFVSSALNNLNQGVLMTDAQARIIFCNDRYLEIYGLARSDLWTDMTGLDILKLCRDRGVLGVADDEFYEKAASSNGLITELPDGRAILVKYFVLPNGGSVATHLDVSEQRNLSRQLASTKQFLESVLDNVPVCVAAKNIEDGRYIFANRAFERFSRFSRDRIVGKRADEIFRPATAASIEAADRAALASAEGQYRSEIKVERGRESRVLSSVRVIARNQNNQPEFLIALFEDVTNRRSLSEELESTKKFLELVVDNIPVALIVEQVKDGRYLLANRSAETILNRRREDATGLTASDIFNAKEAKLIIARDEAAIKKRGMITEEHPISTKDGLRLFLTRRATVLSDAGEPEYLIKTHEDVTDRRQTESRMAHMAYHDGLTDLPNRAAFLQALTQMIEACEGTDEEFAVLCIDLDGLKEVNDVFGHALGDKLLVEVAQRLQNAARGGVVARLSGDEFGLIIDGKQPETGLALARQLGEALAQEFQIDGRAVRAGVTTGISVFPHNGAEGASLLANAGAALFRAKQKSRGTISLYQPEMDQQIRDRRVLHQDLSTAIKNGELSLAFQPQGVAGHTVAESEIIGFEALARWQHPVRGQVSPAEFIPIAEESGLIVEMGEWILRQACREAASWAKPLQIAVNLSPAQFAHGDVVGLVHSILLETGLSPGRLELEITEGVLIEDFDRGLALLRRLKALGVRISMDDFGSGYSSLSYLQAFPFDKIKIDRAFVINLGRNPQSAAIVRAVIDLGHGLEMSIIAEGVETIEQLAFLAKEGCDGVQGYLLGKPLPIGQYARLIGRAETMELALKTG